A segment of the uncultured Fibrobacter sp. genome:
ATGTAAGCTTCTTGGCATCGGCTTCGGAGAAGTCCACTTCGATGTCGGAGGAATAGTTCTTCGCAAGGGTCTTGAGCATGTCCTTCACGGTAGATTCGTCGAGGGACTTTTCCACCTGGAGGTTGAGCAGGTCCAAAATCATCTTTTCAAGATTCTTGCCCACAGAAAGGAGAAGGTCGCGGGCAGACTGTTCCAGGGTGCGTTCGCTGCGTTCGGTGAACGCTTCGGCGTCCTTGTCCGCCTTTTCAAGCTTTGCCGCGGCTTCGGCTTCGGCAGCCTTCACGATTTCGGCTGCTTTTTCCTTGGCGCGAGCGATAATAGCCGCTGCCTCGTTTTCTGCTTTATCTACGGCATCCTTCTGGATGCGTTGCATAAGGGCTTGCAAATCTTCTGCCATATATATCTCCAATATTCTTTTTCAGGCACGGGAAAAAACGTTTTCCCGAAAAAAGCCAAAAAGAATATACAAGCAAAAAAAACAAAAAGACAAAGTTTTTTTCGCAAAAAAACGGATGAATCAAAAAAGAATTTCCGCTTTTCGGATAAAAACGCAAAAAATGGCGAAGAAACGCAAAAAATGCAACCGAGTTGTCAAGGTGCACAGCCACAAGTAACTATAATTTTACCTTTTAAAGGGCGAAATTTCGGGAAAAACGGCCAAAAAAGTCAAAAATGCCCATTGCTCCGGAGTAAATTCAAAGTGCTTTTAATGGTACGTTTTACATTCATTTTAAAATGGACCGTATATCAAATTATATTTACGGCATGTTCTGGAAAAACAAAAGAGTAATCTGCGGTATAGCCGCAACATGTGTGGTCGTGGCGGTGAGTCTGGCCGTGTTTTGTGAACATATAAACGGGGAATTTTCCCGGCACGAGACGTTGCCACTCCTAAAAGCCCTGGACAGCGCAAACATGATGCTCGTGACACCCGAAGGGCTCGGGAAATATGCAAAAGGCAAGGTCATCGACGAACGCACTTACCAGAACTTTGTGCAGATGTTGCGCCTTGCCGACGCGAAGGAATCCCTGCAGGATACGTTCCATACAGAATGTTCGACAGGTCTGCGCGTACAGCTATTCAACGATACCTTGCCCGTCGCCGAGTTCCGCATTGCCGAAAAAATAGGTCGCATCGGGAACGATATCGGCGTATGGGAACCCGAGAAATCGGTCATAATGAAGAAAATCAACCAGTTCATGCGCAATCAGGGGGTAATCTTCAGGCCCTGTGCCGTTCGCGAAGATTCCACCTCGATGCAAGACGTGCTGGAAAGCATGATTTTTGAGTCCGATACCGCAATCAGAACTCCTCTCCTGGACATTGTGAAAAACGTAGACAGGGCGACACTCTCTTTCCCTAAAATTCTTTCACACGCCAATGAACTTGACAAGGAAAACATGAAGTCGCACCGCGTGGAACTTTCGCAAGAGCAGCTCACGGAAT
Coding sequences within it:
- a CDS encoding ATPase, whose amino-acid sequence is MAEDLQALMQRIQKDAVDKAENEAAAIIARAKEKAAEIVKAAEAEAAAKLEKADKDAEAFTERSERTLEQSARDLLLSVGKNLEKMILDLLNLQVEKSLDESTVKDMLKTLAKNYSSDIEVDFSEADAKKLTSFVTGEFAKELGKGVKVESDKGVKFGFRIKLDGGKVTHEFTEAAMADALSALLRPQLSRVVNAAAQAK